A window of Sagittula sp. P11 genomic DNA:
CGTGGCCTCCGTCGACCGGATCGGCGGCGCAGAGCGCGAGATCAACGTGGAGCTGTCGCCGGACAGGCTGCTGGCTCACGGTCTGACCGTTGGCGACGTGAACGGCCAGTTGCGCCAGCAGAACGTGGACGCGGGCGGCGGGGAAGGGCGCCTGGCCGGACAACAGGTCGCCATCCGTTCGCTGGGTGCCGCGAAGACGCTGGAGGAACTTGGGGCGACGCGCATTTCCCTGCCGAGCGGCGGCACCATCCGGCTGGACCAGATCGGCACGATTGCTGATGGCGCCTCCGACCGGGAGAACTTTGCCCTGCTGGACGGCCGTCCGGTCGTGGCCTTCGGCATCTTCCGGTCCAGCGGTGCGAGCGATCTTCTTGCCGCCGAGGCCGCGCGCGAGAAACTGGCCGAACTGTCGCGCGAGTACCCCGACATCGCCTTTACCGAGATCGACGACGCCACCACCTACACCGAAAGCAACTACGAGACCGCGCTGAACACCCTTCTGGAAGGGGCCGCGCTGACGATCCTTGTGGTGATGATCTTTCTGCGGGACTGGCGGGCGACGGTCGTGACGCTGGTGGCGCTGCCGCTGTCGATCATCCCGACCTTCTTCGTGATGGACCTGCTCGGTTTCTCGCTGAACACCATTTCCCTTCTGGCGATCACTCTGGTGGTCGGCATCCTCGTCGACGACGCCATCGTGGAGATCGAGAACATCGTGCGGCACATCCAGATGGGCCGGAACGCCTACGATGCCGCGAACGAGGCGGCGCAGGAAATCGGCATGACGGTCATCGCGATCAGCCTGACCATCGTCGCGGTCTTTGCGCCGGTGGGCGTGATGCCGGGCATTGCGGGCAAGTTCTTCCGCGAGTTCGGGCTGACGGTGGCGGTGGCCGTGCTCTTCTCCCTTCTGGTGGCGCGTCTCATCACCCCGCTGTTCGCCGCCTACTTCATGCGGAGCGACAAGGGCCATGCGGAGCCGGAGGACGGCTTCCTCATGCGCCGGTATCTGAACGTGCTGCGCTGGACGCTTCACAATCGTGCCGTGACCCTCTTTCTCGGGCTGGCCATATTCGCCGGGTCGATCTTCTCTGCCACGCTCCTGCCGACAGAGTTTGTCCCGGCCGCGGACGGCGGTCGCGCGACGGTCACAGTCGAACTCCCGCCCGGCGCGAACATCGACGAGGTGGAGGAGATTTCCCGCCGGATCACGTCGCTGATCCTCGAGATCCCGGAGATGGAGAGCGTCTTCGTCGAGGGGACCTCGGACACCGAGGCGACGGTGCGCGTGAACTTCGGCCCCCGCGACGAGCGGGAGCGCGGCGCGCCCGAGATCATGCAGGACATCCGGGACCGGCTCGCCGATCTCCCCGACGTGCGCATCTACGTCCTGGGCGAGGAAGGGGTCCGCGATGTGTCGATCAACATTCTCGCCGACGACCGCGAAACCGCGCAGGCCGCGTCGCGCGATCTGGCCAGCGGAATGTCCGGCCTGCCGCAACTGACCGGCGTGGCCGTCGAAAGTGCGCTTGCCCGGCCCGAGGTGCAGATCATCCCGCGCCCGCAACTGGCAACGCAGATGGGTGTGGACGCCACCACCCTCGCCACGACCGCGCGCATTGCCACGGTGGGCGATGCCGACGCCAACCTGGCGCGCTTCGACGATGGCGACGACCGTGTGCCGGTTCGTGTTCGCCTGGAAGAGGCCGCGCGTCAGGACCTAGACAGGTTGGCGGGCCTACGGTTGCGGACAAGCGACGGACAGATGGTGCCGCTGGGCGCGGTCGCCAGCGCGCGTCTGGCCAACGGACCCGCCACAATCGAACGCTATGGCCGTCAATACCGTGTGGCCATCGGCGCGACTCTGGCAGACGGGGCCTTCCTCGGCGATGCGACGGCGGCCATCGATTCCCTGCCGCAGGCGCAGGATATGCCGGAAGGTGCGCGCATCCAGGCCGCCGGGGATGTCGAAACGATGGGAGAGATCTTCTCCGGCTTCGCCATGGCCATGGGGGCGGGCATCCTGTTGGTCTATGTCGTCCTCGTCCTGCTGTTCCGCAGTTTCGTGACACCGGTAACGATCCTGCTGTCGCTTCCGCTTGCTGTCGGGGGCGCGATCTTTGCCCTTTACATATACGGGGCGGGGATCGGGCTTTCGGTGGTGATCGGTTTCCTGATGCTGATGGGGATCGTGACGAAGAACGCCATCATGCTGGTCGAATTTGCGCAGGAAGCGGTGCACGGCGGCATGTCCCGGGCAGAGGCCATGGTCGACGCCGCACACAAGCGCGCGCGTCCGATCATCATGACCACCATCGCGATGACTGCCGGCATGGTGCCTTCGGCCCTGGCCCACGGGGAGGGTGGCGAGATCCGCGCACCCATGGCCATCGCGGTGATCGGGGGGCTTCTTCTGTCCACGGTGCTGTCACTTCTGTTCGTTCCGTCGCTCTACACGGTGATGGAAGGGCTGAAGGACAGGCTGCTTCGCCTGCTGAAGACGATTCTGGGCGGCGAAGCCCCCGGGTCGGACGCTCCCCGGGCTGAAGAAGCCAGCTGATCCGCCGAAATCCCCCGATCCGACCGCCGCTGAGGGGTGATTTGCCCACGGATTCCCGCCTCGAGTCGTCTTCCGGGGGGCTGATTCACACCTGCGGGGAGGGCCGGAACGGCAGGGAAGGGCCCCCCGGCAAGAAATTCGCTGAAAAAATCGCATAGAAAACAAGCTGTTGGAAGAAAAGTTCCCCCTCTCTGCAAAAATCCTGAAAAAACTGCTTGCGGGTTTGAGCGAGTAACCGTAGATACCCCTTCACCGGCGGCGCTGAGGCGCCAGACGGAACGCCAGACGGAACGGACGGGACGCCAACGAGGGGTTCGGGAAGGGAAGCGAGGCAGACATCTGAGGCATTGACGGGCGGGCGCGCCGAGAAGTTAGGGCGCACCGGTTCGGTTTTTGTCTCTGCGCTATTTGAAATCGCTGGTATCTGAAGAGATATGTGGGCGGCTCTGGTCCTGATCGATGGATCAACCCTCTCATATCGGCCTCTTAGTCTTCGGACGATGATAGAGGTGTCAGCTTCACTGTTTGTACGGCTTTCGGTTTCTGATGAAACCTGAAGCACACAAACAGAGACTTCATCCGGATTAGCCTCCGGATGAGATGTGCAGAGGTTCGAACGTCAAGGATAGCAGAGTAATCTGCTTTCAACTTGAGAGTTTGATCCTGGCTCAGAACGAACGCTGGCGGCAGGCCTAACACATGCAAGTCGTGCGCGCCTTCGGGTGAGCGGCGGACGGGTGAGTAACACGTGGGAATGTGCCCTTCTGTTGAGGATAGCCCCGGGAAACTGGGAGTAATACTCGATACGCCCTTAGGGGGAAGGAAGGATCAGCCCGCGTCTGATTAGGTAGTTGGTGGGGTAATGGCCTACCAAGCCTACGATCAGTAGCTGGTTTTAGAGGATGATCAGCCACACTGGGACTGAGACACGGCCCAGACTCCTACGGGAGGCAGCAGTGAGGAATCTTAGACAATGGGCGCAAGCCTGATCTAGCCATGCCGCGTGAGTGATGAAGGCCTTAGGGTCGTAAAGCTCTTTCGCCAGGGATGATAATGACAGTACCTGGTAAAGAAACCCCGGCTAACTCCGTGCCAGCAGCCGCGGTAATACGGAGGGGGTTAGCGTTGTTCGGAATTACTGGGCGTAAAGCGCGCGTAGGCGGACTGGAAAGTTGGGGGTGAAATCCCAGGGCTCAACCCTGGAACTGCCTCCAAAACTATCAGTCTAGAGTTCGAGAGAGGTGAGTGGAATTCCGAGTGTAGAGGTGAAATTCGTAGATATTCGGAGGAACACCAGTGGCGAAGGCGGCTCACTGGCTCGATACTGACGCTGAGGTGCGAAAGTGTGGGGAGCAAACAGGATTAGATACCCTGGTAGTCCACACCGTAAACGATGAATGCCAGTCGTCGGGTTGCATGCAATTCGGTGACACACCTAACGGATTAAGCATTCCGCCTGGGGAGTACGGTCGCAAGATTAAAACTCAAAGGAATTGACGGGGGCCCGCACAAGCGGTGGAGCATGTGGTTTAATTCGAAGCAACGCGCAGAACCTTACCAACCCTTGACATCCTGTGCTAACCCGAGAGATCGGGCTTTCCCTTCGGGGACGCAGTGACAGGTGCTGCATGGCTGTCGTCAGCTCGTGTCGTGAGATGTTCGGTTAAGTCCGGCAACGAGCGCAACCCACATCCTTAGTTGCCAGCAGTTCGGCTGGGCACTCTAGGGAAACTGCCCGTGATAAGCGGGAGGAAGGTGTGGATGACGTCAAGTCCTCATGGCCCTTACGGGTTGGGCTACACACGTGCTACAATGGCAGTGACAATGGGTTAATCCCCAAAAACTGTCTCAGTTCGGATTGGGGTCTGCAACTCGACCCCATGAAGTCGGAATCGCTAGTAATCGCGTAACAGCATGACGCGGTGAATACGTTCCCGGGCCTTGTACACACCGCCCGTCACACCATGGGAGTTGGTTCTACCTGACGGCCGTGCGCTAACCTTCGGGAGGCAGCGGACCACGGTAGGATCAGCGACTGGGGTGAAGTCGTAACAAGGTAGCCGTAGGGGAACCTGCGGCTGGATCACCTCCTTTCTAAGGATGCTTCTAGCATCAAGGTTCGCCTTGATCGTGAAGCACTTAGCAGAAGATCGGCAAACAAAGCCGGTCAAAAACTGGGCCAGGTCGTCCTCATATCTCTTCAGAACGTAAGTGGCAGGCATCGGCCTGCTGCGACAGTGGCTCCCAGGATTGCCACCGGGTGACGCTTGAGCTCACTCCATCAATTCTGCGAGCAGAATTGTGGGGACTTAGCTCAGCTGGGAGAGCGCCTGATTTGCATTCAGGAGGTCAGGGGTTCGATCCCCCTAGTCTCCACCACTTCTGCCTTGGCCCGAGAGAATGGGTCGGTAGCTCAGGTGGTTAGAGCGCACGCCTGATAAGCGTGAGGTCGGAGGTTCAAGTCCTCCTCGACCCACCATTCTCTTTGCTTCGCGGGGCGGCCACACCTTGCCGATTAGATCGATAAGCACCTTCGGGTTCTTATCCGTCCAATCGGACACACTCACTGACATCGTATATAGAGAAACAATCAACGTTGCTTGATTGCTGTAAGTAAGCAGCAATCTCGTAGGGTCTCCATCGGGAGAGGTTGATGCCTGGTCTAGCCGGCCGGGCGGATATATCCCCTTCGAAACGAGCAATCGTTGTCCAAGTCAAGTACACTAACCAACGTATCGATTGCATGATCGATACAGCGGAGATCAATGATCTCCGCGGGAAAGTATGCTTTGTCCGGTAAGAGAGCGGGGCGGTCTGCCGACCGTGTTGCTCTTTGCAAGGCCCTGTGAACCAGCGGGGCGCGGAACTGCTACCTAAACAGTTCTGCATTCGATCCTTCGGGATCGTCTAGAAACCTTGCTCTTACTGGATCAAATCAAGCGCGAGAAGGGCGTTTGGTGGATGCCTTGGCAGTAAGAGGCGATGAAGGACGTGATACTCTGCGATAAGCTTGGGGGAGCCGAGAATAGGCTTTGATCCCAAGATCTCCGAATGGGGCAACCCACCTGATACTCGGTTATAATCAGCTCTGCTGTTTATAATTGGGTAAAACAGGTACTTATTACCTGAATACATAGGGTTTTAAGAGCAAACCCGGGGAACTGAAACATCTAAGTACCCGGAGGAAAGGAAATCAATGATACTCCCCTAGTAGTGGCGAGCGAACGGGGACCAGCCGAGCCATGAGAGTGACAAGAATGATCTGGAAAGATCAGCCATAGCGGGTGACAGCCCCGTATTGGAAGCTCGATTGGACGTATTAAGTAGGGCGGGACACGTGAAATCCTGTCTGAAGATCGGAGGACCACCTTCGAAGGCTAAGTACTCCTTACTGACCGATAGCGAACCAGTACCGTGAGGGAAAGGTGAAAAGCACCCCGACGAGGGGAGTGAAACAGTACCTGAAACCGAACGCCTACAATCAGTCGGAGCTTGACTGGACTCTAATGACAATCTGGGCCATGTCCTCCTTGAAGATCAGGGAGATACGAACATGGCTGACGGAACCTTCGCAGTATTGATGCTGGTGCTCGGTCTGACCGACATGGGCATGAACCATTGCGGAACGGCTAACGGATGCCTCGGGACGTCGCCTGCGACGCCGCGGCTGATGATCTCGGCCGGTGAGGTTCTGGAACGACAGGCACAGCCTGCGTCGGAGGTCTACCTTCGCTACGATCTGCCCCGGAAACGCGGGCCGTTCGGAGAGGCCATCGGTCTCTCGGTTGGCGAAGAAGGCGAAACCTGGATCGGGTTTGGCCAGACCTACACGGTGAACTTCGGAAACTCTCCGCTGTTTGCCGAGCTGCACGCGATGCCTGGTCTCTACTTCGATAACGGCGGATACGACCTCGGCGGACCGATAGAGTTCCGTTCCGGGATCGAGCTGGGATACGAAAACCGGAAGGGCTGGCGCTTCGGCCTCAGCTACGATCACCGCTCGAATGCGGGGATCTACGACAACAATCCCGGGATCGAGACCGTTGCGTTCCACGTGAGCATTCCAACCAGATAACGGTTGTCATCAGTGTCCAGTCTTGTGACGGCGTACCTTTTGTATAATGGGTCATCGACTTGGTCTATCTAGCAAGCTTAAGCCGTTAGGTGTAGGCGCAGCGAAAGCGAGTCTTAATAGGGCGTCGAGTTAGATGGATCAGACCCGAAACCGAGTGATCTAGGCATGACCAGGATGAAGGTAAGGTAACACTTACTGGAGGTCCGAACCCACACCTGTTGAAAAAGGTCGGGATGAGTTGTGCCTAGGGGTGAAAGGCCAATCAAACTCGGAGATAGCTGGTTCTCCGCGAAATCTATTTAGGTAGAGCGTCATCCGAATACCCCGGGGGGTAGAGCACTGGATGGGTAATGGGGCCCCACAGGCTTACTGATCCTAACCAAACTCCGAATACCCGGGAGTACTAGATGGCAGACACACTGCGGATGCTAACGTCCGTAGTGAAGAGGGAAACAACCCTGACCTCCAGCTAAGGCCCCCAATTCGTGGCTAAGTGGGAAAGCAGGTGGGACGACCAAAACAACCAGGAGGTTGGCTTAGAAGCAGCCATCCTTTAAAGATAGCGTAACAGCTCACTGGTCTAATCAAGTTGTCCTGCGGCGAAGATGTAACGGGGCTCAAGCCACGAGCCGAAGCTGAGGATGCGAGAGCATGGTAGCGGAGCGTAGTGTGATATAGCACTTATCTTTACTATCGCACTCGAGGTTGCACGGGCATTCGTGTCCAGGTGGCCGATAGGCGGTAGCACAAGATAAAGTGCTTTCTGTGAAGCCGGCGCGTGAGCGATCCGGTGGAGAGATCACTAGCGAGAATGATGACATGAGTAGCGACAAAGAGTGTGAGAGACACTCTCGCCGAAAGTCCAAGGGTTCCTGCTTAAAGCTAATCTGAGCAGGGTAAGCCGGCCCCTAAGGCGAGGCCGAAAGGCGTAGTCGATGGGAACCAGGTTAATATTCCTGGGCCAGAAGGATGTGACGGATTGTGGCGGCGTACGTCCCTTATCGGATTGGGGCGTATCCAAGACAGTTCCTGGAAATAGCCCTTCATGAGACCGTACCCTAAACCGACACAGGTGGACTGGTAGAGAATACCAAGGCGCTTGAGAGAACGATGTTGAAGGAACTCGGCAAAATACCTCCGTAAGTTCGCGAGAAGGAGGCCCGGTACATGAGTGCCGGGGGCACAAACCAGGGGGTGGCGACTGTTTATTAAAAACACAGGGCTCTGCGAAGTCGCAAGACGACGTATAGGGTCTGACGCCTGCCCGGTGCCTGAAGGTTAAAAGGAGGGGTGCAAGCTCTGAATTGAAGCCCAGGTAAACGGCGGCCGTAACTATAACGGTCCTAAGGTAGCGAAATTCCTTGTCGGGTAAGTTCCGACCTGCACGAATGGCGTAACGACTTCCCCGCTGTCTCCAACATCGACTCAGCGAAATTGAATTGCCTGTCAAGATGCAGGCTTCCCGCGGTTAGACGGAAAGACCCCGTGCACCTTCAC
This region includes:
- a CDS encoding efflux RND transporter permease subunit, with amino-acid sequence MNMSSWAIRNPVPPVALFLVLIVLGIVSFMRLPITRMPNVDLPVVTVTSGLPGNGPSEIVTQIITPLEDELVDVQGVRHITSVAGDGTASVTIEFEINVETDRAVNDVRDAVAAARGDMPDAASEPIVQRLDVIGGAILTYAASGSDRSIEGLSTFVDDVVAPTIQGAAGVASVDRIGGAEREINVELSPDRLLAHGLTVGDVNGQLRQQNVDAGGGEGRLAGQQVAIRSLGAAKTLEELGATRISLPSGGTIRLDQIGTIADGASDRENFALLDGRPVVAFGIFRSSGASDLLAAEAAREKLAELSREYPDIAFTEIDDATTYTESNYETALNTLLEGAALTILVVMIFLRDWRATVVTLVALPLSIIPTFFVMDLLGFSLNTISLLAITLVVGILVDDAIVEIENIVRHIQMGRNAYDAANEAAQEIGMTVIAISLTIVAVFAPVGVMPGIAGKFFREFGLTVAVAVLFSLLVARLITPLFAAYFMRSDKGHAEPEDGFLMRRYLNVLRWTLHNRAVTLFLGLAIFAGSIFSATLLPTEFVPAADGGRATVTVELPPGANIDEVEEISRRITSLILEIPEMESVFVEGTSDTEATVRVNFGPRDERERGAPEIMQDIRDRLADLPDVRIYVLGEEGVRDVSINILADDRETAQAASRDLASGMSGLPQLTGVAVESALARPEVQIIPRPQLATQMGVDATTLATTARIATVGDADANLARFDDGDDRVPVRVRLEEAARQDLDRLAGLRLRTSDGQMVPLGAVASARLANGPATIERYGRQYRVAIGATLADGAFLGDATAAIDSLPQAQDMPEGARIQAAGDVETMGEIFSGFAMAMGAGILLVYVVLVLLFRSFVTPVTILLSLPLAVGGAIFALYIYGAGIGLSVVIGFLMLMGIVTKNAIMLVEFAQEAVHGGMSRAEAMVDAAHKRARPIIMTTIAMTAGMVPSALAHGEGGEIRAPMAIAVIGGLLLSTVLSLLFVPSLYTVMEGLKDRLLRLLKTILGGEAPGSDAPRAEEAS